A part of Paenibacillus sp. IHBB 10380 genomic DNA contains:
- a CDS encoding hemolysin family protein, with the protein MDDPLPSLFYLLWLFILVVLNGFFVSAEYAMVNARSNRIETLVAEGRRGALFAQKITNNLDAYLSACQLGITLASIGLGWIGEIAISGWIRPVLSILGFNNTIVTVVSIALAFLFVTIVHIVLGELAPKTFAIRKSDTVTLLSAAPMTLFYTIMYPLIWLSNRLANGLMRMLHIEPVSEQDSAHTEQEIRILMKESNKSGLINNTELALVDNIFGFAETTAREIMIPRTEMICLYNHIPREENLEIAYDGMRTRYPICEGDKDNIIGFIHIKDLLRANDIEYPHIVRPIITVPESIQISELLKLMQRGKTQIAILIDEYGGTSGLVTLEDIMEEIVGEIQDEFDEERPGIENIRDDEYSIDGLMLIDEINERFGLDMDTTDYDTIGGWLYSRLETIPPQKGQSVEFDNYIYIVEETDNKRIARIQLLKKQFMVEEAGA; encoded by the coding sequence TTGGATGACCCTTTACCGAGTTTATTTTATTTATTATGGTTATTTATTTTAGTTGTATTGAATGGATTTTTTGTATCCGCTGAATATGCTATGGTTAACGCAAGAAGTAATCGAATCGAAACATTAGTTGCAGAGGGACGGAGAGGTGCATTATTTGCACAGAAAATTACCAACAACCTGGATGCTTATCTTTCTGCTTGCCAGCTTGGTATTACACTCGCCTCTATAGGATTGGGTTGGATTGGCGAAATTGCAATTTCAGGGTGGATAAGGCCTGTATTGAGTATTTTAGGGTTCAACAATACGATAGTAACGGTGGTTTCTATTGCGCTTGCTTTTCTATTTGTCACGATCGTGCACATCGTTCTAGGTGAATTAGCACCCAAAACATTCGCGATTCGGAAATCAGATACGGTAACTTTATTATCAGCAGCACCGATGACTTTATTCTATACGATCATGTACCCGCTTATATGGTTATCCAACAGACTGGCTAATGGTCTAATGAGAATGCTACACATCGAACCAGTATCAGAGCAGGACTCAGCTCATACGGAGCAAGAAATACGCATTTTGATGAAAGAAAGCAATAAAAGTGGACTTATTAACAATACAGAACTTGCGCTTGTCGATAATATATTTGGCTTTGCGGAGACGACTGCAAGGGAGATCATGATCCCTAGAACGGAAATGATCTGTTTATACAATCATATTCCAAGAGAAGAGAACCTGGAAATCGCATACGATGGAATGCGAACACGCTATCCGATATGTGAGGGAGATAAAGATAATATCATCGGATTTATTCATATCAAAGACTTGCTTAGAGCTAATGACATCGAATATCCTCACATCGTCCGCCCAATTATAACGGTTCCAGAATCGATTCAGATCAGTGAATTACTTAAGCTGATGCAACGTGGTAAGACTCAGATCGCCATATTAATTGATGAATATGGGGGTACTTCAGGACTTGTAACGTTGGAAGATATTATGGAGGAGATCGTTGGGGAGATTCAAGACGAATTCGATGAAGAACGACCCGGTATAGAGAATATAAGAGATGACGAATATTCCATTGATGGATTAATGCTCATTGATGAAATTAATGAACGTTTTGGATTAGATATGGACACCACCGATTACGATACTATAGGTGGCTGGCTCTATTCACGACTTGAAACGATCCCTCCTCAGAAGGGCCAATCAGTGGAATTCGACAACTATATATATATAGTGGAAGAGACGGACAACAAGCGGATCGCAAGAATACAACTGCTTAAGAAACAATTCATGGTGGAAGAAGCAGGAGCATAA
- a CDS encoding RNA polymerase sigma factor, with translation MSNTLQLLVTANFNILSQSIQQKVYYEYYEYVYGLVYCIVKDRSSTEDIIQESFIKIIENKPKFENEVKLRAWLKVVTRNTCMNYLRKNKKHLQNQITLSSDSICLEELSVSPISVEHIVETKMMEDSIIRYINTLKPESKAIIEYRWKYGLSYKEMSVLLNTREEIIKQRLFRIRERIKKLLCTDWEIRDVTRNI, from the coding sequence ATGTCGAATACGCTTCAATTGTTGGTGACAGCAAATTTCAATATACTTAGTCAATCCATCCAACAAAAAGTTTATTATGAATACTATGAATATGTTTATGGTTTAGTTTACTGTATTGTCAAAGATCGTTCTTCTACAGAAGATATCATTCAAGAATCATTCATTAAAATCATTGAGAACAAGCCAAAATTTGAGAATGAAGTGAAGTTAAGAGCTTGGCTAAAAGTAGTGACAAGAAATACCTGTATGAATTATTTACGAAAAAACAAAAAACATCTTCAGAATCAAATAACCCTAAGCAGTGACTCCATCTGTTTAGAAGAACTGTCCGTTTCCCCAATATCTGTTGAACATATTGTTGAAACGAAAATGATGGAGGACTCCATTATAAGATACATCAATACACTCAAACCCGAATCTAAAGCTATCATTGAGTATCGATGGAAATACGGATTGTCATACAAGGAAATGTCTGTGCTACTCAACACTCGTGAAGAAATTATCAAACAAAGACTATTTCGCATTAGAGAGCGCATCAAGAAATTATTATGTACAGATTGGGAAATAAGAGACGTCACGCGCAATATTTAA
- a CDS encoding double zinc ribbon domain-containing protein, translating into MSQFFFKLKQGVSDVSKKAHNTVETTTLKIQLTTKEREIEKNYTDIGRVIYACVKRKESVIPTVSLQKYQQAIQRLEHEIEQMQRKLQHSQNLKECGCGKMLPTDATYCPFCGQQFHLMKVKTVPIASPYNTEVKSNHCTHCGTASATADQYCRNCGQQLN; encoded by the coding sequence ATGTCCCAGTTCTTCTTTAAACTGAAACAAGGTGTCTCTGACGTTAGCAAAAAAGCACACAATACCGTTGAAACTACAACATTAAAAATTCAATTAACTACGAAAGAAAGAGAAATAGAAAAGAATTACACCGACATTGGACGGGTTATCTATGCCTGTGTGAAGCGCAAGGAGAGTGTAATTCCAACTGTATCTTTACAGAAATATCAACAAGCTATTCAGCGATTAGAACATGAAATTGAACAAATGCAGCGCAAACTCCAACATAGTCAAAATCTCAAAGAATGTGGTTGTGGCAAAATGCTCCCTACTGATGCAACATATTGTCCATTCTGTGGGCAGCAATTCCATCTCATGAAGGTGAAAACAGTCCCTATCGCCTCTCCATACAATACCGAAGTAAAGAGCAATCACTGTACACATTGCGGCACAGCATCAGCTACAGCAGACCAATACTGTCGTAACTGTGGTCAACAACTTAACTAA
- a CDS encoding AlkZ-related protein, protein MANLDHKEIIIHTYDEAVKLIEQIGILPLASMIPGHPSLVSVTAPNQWHSDTDNDPWKWRTRFPGDGAAAYGKMMKKKAVLISREWFPYVLKVVSHTDDPNTRYHNGLMSKAAVEVYRCIQEQEGIDTRALRGRAGMKAKEMKTAFDNAVLELQGNLDIVISGVKEKVNELGEQNGWNSTSYETVGHWMEGAGMKTLTLSREEASFELSDRLESVCSAEAVLFLRKQFQMKSFQ, encoded by the coding sequence ATGGCGAATCTAGATCACAAAGAAATCATTATACATACTTATGATGAAGCAGTTAAGCTTATCGAGCAGATAGGTATTTTACCACTCGCTTCCATGATTCCAGGGCATCCTTCGCTTGTTAGTGTGACAGCTCCTAATCAGTGGCATTCAGACACAGACAATGACCCATGGAAATGGCGGACGCGATTTCCTGGAGATGGAGCCGCAGCATATGGAAAAATGATGAAGAAGAAAGCCGTCCTGATCTCGCGCGAATGGTTCCCTTATGTGCTAAAAGTAGTTAGTCACACCGATGATCCAAATACTCGTTATCACAACGGATTAATGTCTAAAGCAGCCGTTGAGGTCTATCGATGCATTCAGGAGCAAGAAGGTATTGATACACGAGCGTTAAGAGGACGTGCTGGGATGAAAGCCAAAGAAATGAAAACTGCTTTTGATAACGCAGTACTTGAGCTTCAAGGAAATCTAGATATTGTGATCTCGGGCGTTAAGGAGAAAGTAAATGAACTTGGAGAACAGAATGGCTGGAACAGCACTTCTTATGAAACGGTAGGCCATTGGATGGAGGGGGCAGGCATGAAGACACTAACACTTAGTCGTGAAGAGGCCAGCTTTGAATTAAGTGATAGACTTGAAAGCGTCTGTAGTGCCGAGGCTGTTCTATTTCTACGTAAACAGTTTCAAATGAAATCCTTCCAATAA
- a CDS encoding aldose 1-epimerase, which yields MDNPNAAFETNFQGETAIWLTHGRYEAAVLPEMGANLILFRDKEKGYHFLREPKAEEMDDFKASPGIYGIPVLFPPNRYEDGKFPWDGQVYQLPVNEPVTGNHLHGYMHTLPWTVERYTSDVLESVVILSQRVSEGHLYKQYFPFDFTIRLRYTLSDAGLQQQVTVINEGTQRMPNLIAFHTAIHAPFAPDSKASDYRVKITIGERVELNERNLPTGQFQPLSPDEVLMKGDGVNPYFAGMDNHYTAMPQNGRNHMELTDTRTGDKLIYDVGTSYKYWMIWNNGANGRYFCPEPQMNLVNAPNISGKDAEEIGLIGIEPGEIWEQTSRLYGINN from the coding sequence ATGGATAATCCAAATGCAGCATTTGAAACTAATTTTCAAGGAGAAACCGCCATATGGCTTACGCATGGGCGCTATGAGGCAGCCGTGCTGCCTGAAATGGGCGCTAATCTAATTCTATTTAGAGATAAGGAGAAGGGTTACCACTTCTTGCGTGAACCGAAGGCAGAAGAAATGGATGATTTCAAGGCAAGTCCCGGAATCTATGGGATTCCTGTGTTATTCCCACCGAACCGCTATGAAGATGGTAAATTTCCTTGGGATGGGCAAGTCTATCAATTGCCAGTGAATGAGCCTGTTACAGGTAATCATTTACACGGTTATATGCATACGCTACCATGGACTGTAGAACGTTATACATCGGATGTATTGGAAAGTGTGGTCATTCTTTCACAGAGAGTAAGCGAGGGGCATCTGTACAAACAATACTTTCCTTTCGACTTCACCATTAGACTGCGTTATACCTTGAGTGATGCGGGCCTTCAGCAACAGGTTACAGTAATCAATGAAGGTACGCAGCGTATGCCGAATCTAATTGCATTCCATACGGCTATCCATGCTCCGTTTGCACCTGATAGTAAAGCTTCTGATTACCGTGTTAAGATCACCATCGGTGAACGTGTTGAACTGAACGAGCGCAATTTGCCAACAGGTCAATTCCAGCCCTTATCGCCTGATGAAGTACTAATGAAGGGGGATGGGGTGAATCCTTATTTTGCAGGGATGGATAACCATTACACGGCAATGCCTCAAAATGGGCGTAATCATATGGAGTTGACGGATACTCGGACAGGCGACAAGCTCATTTATGATGTAGGTACGTCATATAAGTATTGGATGATTTGGAACAATGGTGCAAATGGCCGATACTTCTGTCCTGAACCGCAAATGAACTTAGTGAATGCGCCTAATATAAGTGGCAAGGACGCTGAGGAGATCGGGTTAATCGGAATAGAACCAGGAGAGATCTGGGAACAAACCAGTCGTTTATACGGCATTAATAATTAA
- a CDS encoding class I SAM-dependent methyltransferase has protein sequence MNQANFDEARKAEANYHNELYSDHEILEPGTWMAQPIPIVMELLDRLLQHQDHVTVLDLGCGAGRNTIPLAVRLKETNSRVVGVDLLDEAIEKLRDNAKKYDVANVIEARKGDAEQVDILEDSYDYIAACGCLEHVSSEEAFIKVLERMKLGTRLGGIHCITMNTEVQEVDRDTGRELETLIELNLSTEKAFTILEKVYHEWNVLDQKTTLLSIDEEKYDKPSQFRGQSITFAVQKIS, from the coding sequence ATGAATCAAGCTAATTTTGACGAGGCCCGCAAGGCTGAAGCGAATTACCATAATGAACTTTATAGTGATCATGAGATTTTAGAACCGGGTACATGGATGGCCCAACCGATTCCCATTGTAATGGAACTATTAGATCGTTTACTACAGCATCAAGATCATGTGACTGTTCTAGATCTTGGCTGTGGAGCAGGGCGTAACACGATTCCACTTGCGGTGCGGCTTAAAGAGACGAATAGTAGGGTTGTTGGCGTTGATCTACTGGATGAAGCTATAGAAAAGCTACGTGATAATGCGAAGAAATACGATGTAGCGAATGTTATCGAAGCTAGAAAGGGGGATGCGGAACAGGTAGATATACTGGAAGACTCTTATGATTATATCGCGGCATGTGGCTGTCTAGAACACGTCTCCTCAGAAGAAGCGTTCATAAAGGTGTTAGAACGAATGAAGCTGGGCACGAGGTTGGGCGGCATCCACTGTATTACGATGAATACAGAGGTTCAGGAGGTCGATCGAGATACGGGGCGTGAGTTAGAAACGCTAATTGAGCTCAATTTGTCCACGGAGAAGGCATTTACAATTCTTGAAAAAGTCTATCACGAATGGAATGTGCTTGATCAGAAAACGACACTTCTATCTATCGATGAGGAAAAGTATGATAAGCCCTCACAATTTCGCGGCCAGTCGATTACGTTTGCTGTTCAGAAGATTTCCTAG
- a CDS encoding nitroreductase family protein, translated as MGKDFLSAIKDRRSYYGISKEKVVPNSRIQELVEHAVKYTPTSFNSQTSRAVLLLDEQHDKLWNLTEDILRVVVGDDKAFASTSEKMASFRSGYGTVLFFEDTSVVAGMQQKYQAYADNFPIWSNQSSGMLQLVVWTALEQEGLGASLQHYNPLIDDKVRSEWNIPEHWKLIAEMPFGKPTSEPGEKQFQPLEERVKVYE; from the coding sequence ATGGGTAAAGATTTTTTGAGCGCAATCAAAGATAGACGTTCGTATTATGGGATTAGTAAAGAAAAGGTAGTCCCCAATTCACGTATTCAGGAACTTGTCGAGCATGCAGTGAAATATACACCGACTTCTTTTAACTCTCAGACTTCTCGGGCAGTTCTTTTACTTGATGAACAACATGATAAACTATGGAACTTGACCGAAGACATCCTACGTGTAGTTGTAGGAGATGATAAGGCCTTTGCCTCTACATCAGAGAAGATGGCTAGTTTCCGAAGTGGTTATGGTACGGTATTATTCTTCGAAGATACGAGTGTGGTTGCTGGTATGCAACAAAAGTATCAAGCGTATGCTGACAATTTCCCAATATGGTCTAATCAGTCTAGTGGCATGCTTCAACTTGTGGTGTGGACAGCGCTTGAACAAGAAGGATTAGGAGCTTCCTTACAGCACTACAATCCATTGATCGATGACAAAGTTAGATCGGAGTGGAACATACCAGAACATTGGAAGCTAATTGCTGAAATGCCGTTCGGTAAACCAACTTCCGAGCCAGGTGAGAAACAATTTCAACCCCTTGAAGAACGAGTTAAAGTATACGAATAA
- a CDS encoding acyl-CoA dehydrogenase family protein translates to MPNIQNWFAVTEKQQHLLKYIGDIVDRQPLAVQETDETNGFNEELVSELRTSGYPSFAVPSDLGGQDLSLTELLLCQERIAQVDAPTALAIGWHMITVLDLTRNNTWDSTTFTALCKSIVEQGAFVNRAETEAATGSPTRGGKPESRATKTIQGYVLNGRKTFTSLSPALDYFIVSAREETTDAIFEFLIPKGTPGLVIDYTWNMLGMRGTASHDLVFNDVLVPLESHVYTRPDQVNPGKINPYLLSIPACYLGIALAARQEAITFAAQYQPNSLTHPIIQLPNIQQSMGQIELELSVARHYMYAVAARWEQDDATHPDNHAFVSSDLAAVKSFAVNTAISVVDKAMRIVGVHSLAMSHPLQRMYRDVRFGLHNPPMDDVTLRKLAQRAIEEHK, encoded by the coding sequence ATGCCTAACATTCAGAATTGGTTCGCTGTAACTGAGAAGCAGCAGCATCTATTGAAATACATCGGGGACATCGTGGACAGACAACCATTAGCAGTTCAAGAAACAGATGAAACTAACGGATTCAACGAAGAGCTAGTCTCAGAATTGAGAACAAGTGGATATCCATCCTTCGCTGTGCCTAGTGATCTTGGAGGACAAGACCTTTCACTAACGGAACTGCTGCTCTGTCAAGAACGAATAGCTCAAGTAGATGCTCCTACGGCATTAGCTATTGGATGGCACATGATCACGGTGCTTGATTTAACGCGAAATAATACTTGGGATAGTACTACCTTTACAGCCTTATGTAAATCGATTGTTGAACAAGGCGCTTTCGTCAATAGAGCAGAGACAGAGGCCGCTACAGGAAGTCCAACACGAGGAGGAAAGCCAGAATCTCGTGCTACAAAAACTATCCAAGGATATGTACTGAACGGACGTAAAACCTTTACCTCTCTTTCTCCCGCACTAGATTATTTCATTGTCTCAGCAAGAGAAGAAACAACGGATGCCATCTTTGAATTTCTTATACCGAAAGGAACCCCAGGACTTGTCATCGATTACACTTGGAACATGCTTGGAATGCGAGGAACAGCAAGTCATGACCTTGTTTTTAATGATGTTCTTGTTCCGCTAGAATCCCATGTATACACAAGACCTGATCAAGTGAATCCGGGCAAAATCAATCCTTATCTGTTGAGTATACCCGCCTGCTATTTAGGTATCGCCTTGGCGGCAAGACAGGAAGCCATTACATTTGCTGCTCAATATCAACCCAATAGTCTAACACATCCTATTATTCAGCTACCCAACATTCAACAAAGTATGGGACAAATCGAATTAGAATTATCTGTAGCCCGGCACTATATGTACGCAGTAGCGGCACGCTGGGAACAGGACGACGCCACTCATCCAGACAATCACGCTTTTGTCAGTTCTGATCTTGCAGCTGTTAAATCATTTGCAGTCAACACGGCTATATCCGTGGTAGACAAGGCTATGCGCATTGTCGGTGTGCATAGCCTAGCCATGTCTCATCCCCTACAGAGGATGTATCGTGATGTTCGTTTCGGTTTACACAATCCCCCAATGGATGATGTGACTCTTCGAAAGTTAGCTCAGAGAGCTATTGAAGAGCACAAATAA
- a CDS encoding 4'-phosphopantetheinyl transferase family protein, translating to MVEIYAMSIEGIDDTLYSQLIMYVGDERRKKSERYKFYNDRLRSVVSECLVRAVIGQRIDPTTVPIIFNVGPYGKPFVEDAPAFHFNISHSGTWVVCAVDNQPVGIDIEEIKPINTELARLVFSDEEKATLEALTGTEQLHYFYHIWTLKESYVKAIGLGLSHPLRSFSFQLHDGGAASIEPLHLQERYSFHRIDFQEKYKLSLCTSNSDNADNKEYSVIVKEPDFLIKALGRL from the coding sequence ATGGTAGAAATATATGCAATGTCTATTGAAGGTATAGATGATACGTTATATTCACAGCTGATCATGTACGTTGGTGATGAACGAAGAAAGAAGAGCGAACGATATAAGTTCTATAACGATAGACTCCGAAGTGTTGTATCGGAATGTCTGGTGCGTGCTGTCATAGGTCAGAGAATCGATCCAACAACCGTTCCCATTATTTTTAATGTGGGTCCTTACGGAAAGCCTTTCGTGGAGGATGCTCCCGCGTTCCATTTTAATATTAGTCATTCAGGGACGTGGGTCGTGTGTGCGGTAGATAATCAGCCTGTAGGAATAGATATCGAGGAAATCAAACCGATTAATACTGAACTGGCACGTCTCGTATTCTCAGATGAAGAAAAGGCAACATTAGAGGCTCTAACCGGCACTGAGCAACTTCATTATTTCTATCATATATGGACCTTGAAAGAAAGTTATGTAAAGGCAATAGGATTAGGATTATCACATCCGCTTCGGTCATTCTCCTTTCAACTTCATGATGGGGGAGCTGCAAGTATTGAGCCTTTACATTTACAAGAACGGTATTCATTTCATAGGATTGATTTTCAAGAGAAATATAAGTTATCCTTGTGTACTTCTAATTCTGATAATGCTGATAACAAGGAATATTCCGTCATTGTGAAGGAACCGGACTTTTTAATCAAGGCTTTAGGAAGACTGTAA